GAGAGTCAGTGGAATGAAGATGTGAATAAGATGTGAACTGAAATCACTGAATTCACTCTTGAATAAGATGTGAACTGAAATCCTTCCAAAACCTTCCAAATGTTTTGATGACTAATTTTCAAAtgactgaacactgaagaaaatGTTTGAAGAACACTCCAAACATTGGAGTTATAGAGctatttcttgggcttccctggtgtctaagtggtaaaggatccacctgctaatgcaggagacatgggttccatccctgggtcaggaagatcccttggagaaggaaatggcaacccactctactattcttgcctggaaaattccatggactgaggagccaggagtactatagtccatggggtcatgaaagagtcgaacaagacttaATGATTAACAACGAtaagagcaacaacaacagagCTATTTATTAGATCCTGTCTCAGAACTATCCAGCAGAGGAACAAAGAACTTGAAATTTTTGAAGTAAAACTTTCTAATAGTGTGACATTTGACAAGTTTGAATCCTACTTGAAGACTCTTGCCTATTTTTCACATTCTAACTTCCTAGAATGCTGCCAAGGGACTCACCCTCTCCAGCCCTCTCATTGTGTATATGCAGCtggagcaaaaataaaaataaaaaatgtatgtgtctaattatttttcttttgcttaaattATCCAAAGTTCATTTATGTAGGTTGCCACTAAAGACACCCAACTATAAGACATGCAATTGAGAAACCCAATACCAGTCATCACAATGCCAAACAATGTGAATAAATGTTTCCACactgataaggaaaaaaaaactatttctaaAATCTAGAAGTCATATTCAGTAAAAGTAAGAATAttgaaatttcagttcagttcagtcatttagttgtgtcctactctttgagatcccatggactgcagcacgccaggcttccctgtccatcaccaactcccagagcttactcatgtccattgagtcagtgatgccatccaaccatcttatcctctgtcgtccccttctgctttagccttcaatctttcccagcatcaaggtcttttccagcaagtcagttcttctcatcaagtggctaaagtattggagtttcagcttcagcatcagttcttccagtgaatattcaggactgatttcctttaagattgactgattggatctccttgctgtccaagggactctcaagagtcttcttcaacaccacagttcaaaagcatcaattctttggcgctcagccttctttatgatacaactcttccatccatacatgactactggaaaaaccatagctttaactagacggatctttgttggcaaagtaatgtctctgctttttaatatgctgtctaggttggtcatagcttttcttccaaggagcaagaatcttttaatttcatggctgcagtcaacatctgcagtgatttttggagcccaaaaaaataaagtaggtcactgtttccattgtttccccaacaatttgccatgaagtgatgggtccagatgccatgatatagttttctgaatgttgcattttaagccaaatTTAGTCTTTGATTAAAGTTTTTGGGGAGCAgttatcttgttgttgttgtttttttaacagTATTATAATAGTTAAGAAATGATATTGACCTTCAGTATaccttgtttggagaaatgtctgtatagGTTTCCTGTCCAttgtttaaacttttatttaatttttaattgaaggataatttctttatagaattttgttgttttctgtcaaagagcaacacgaatcagccataggtgtacatatgcttctgcccattttttgattgggctgtttgttttgatgatattaagCCACATGAGCTATCACTTATATGCtgaaatgtatacctgtggcggattcatttcaatatttggcaaaactaatacaatattgtaaagtttacaaataaaataaaatttaaaaaaaaaaaaacaatagaatgcaaatgaacttatttacaagactgaaacaaactcacagacttagagaaagaacttaTTGTTACAAGAGGGGAAGGATAGGGGAAAGAGAgtgggagggatagattgggagtttgggatggacactcttctatatttaaaacagataaccaacaaggaccaactTGTTTGGTACAGGGAACCGTGTTCAGTATTATGtagcaacctaaatgggaaaataatttgaaaaagaatatttttaaaaaagaaaattaaatctgtacttcaagttaaaaagaaaaaagaaatgattgaaaTGGAGTCCTTTTTAAGTTCCAGGATACCTTGCTTCTTTCTTATCCCAtcctttccctcttcttcccctccctccctgcccagcccttaACAGTAAGAAGCTTTGTCTTCAATTATATAATAGCGTTCACACactcaaaaatttttattgattttatgaCTTATACTGGTATTATGGGATGGGATAAAGTGACATATACTCAATTCACAAGAGTAACAGTCCAATATCAATTCAAATTTCAACATTTTTGCAATATCTAATCAGTTCAGCTACTCCAATTACTACAACAATTTAAACCTCATAATAAGAGTTAAAACTATCCTAAGGAAAACAAGTGGAGCATGCTTTGGGTGCTTGTCCAACAGATGTTTAATTTAGTAATTTTAActtatatttatgaatattttaattatcatttgaaATTATCTGAGTCAGATAATCTTAGCAGTCTGGCAATAGAAAACATTATTATAAATGTCCTCACCAAAGTTCAATGCACTAAGCATTAGGTAAACATTAGCAAtccaaaaaatttaaagacaaaatgtAACACATAGAATTATAGGACAATCAATATATGCGCATGTCCCAAAACTTGTAACCGGGAAGAAGAGACAGTGTGTTGCGGAGGAGAGTGTTTGAGACATCTAATGCAACCTTCTGCCTCTCAAGATCATATCACTATTGAGAAACTTCTCCGTGTGAATACATACTTTGTATTCCCTCAAAGTAACAACTTATGATGTACATGATTGAGAATACAATTTTCAGACTCCCTTGGAATGTGACGGTGTTTCACAATCCATGCAACATTGAAAAAGGAAACGCTTTGTCAATAAAGGCCAACAAAAGGTTGATACGACATCAGGTGGTTCTGATGGAATCTCGATGGCACACATAAtgagagaaatataaattagGCACTACTTTTCATATAAGGCCcgtgaaaccagaaaaaaaatttaccaaGAATAATGTTTATGACAATTAGAAGAAAGTAAGGGAGAGCTTAATTTAACACCTTTGAAAGCATTCTGCCTTGATTTTCATCTTTCCTAGGTTTCTTCCAACATCTGGCATGGTTTAAGCAATGCCACTTTGAAGGTTATACTTTGGAATACTGTAATCTGTTATAGctgcaaaatgaaaaatataatccaCCAGACTAAAATCTAAAGCAAATTAATCTAGGCCTTATTGTTAGTCAGTATTTTGTTGCCTTTTCCAAATAGTCTTTAATCACTCACACTTGTTAGATACATCAAAGAGTGACATTCTAAGGGTATCAGATATGCAATAGAAATAAGTAAAACTGAAACCTAAAAAGGGTATTTTCCAGACTTATAATAATCAATGCCAAAGATCAGTTTCCCAAGCTGATGTGAATTCACATTTCCCTCTTaaatgatgtttttctgaatATCAAGGAAAATGGCAGCATCTGAGCATCAAGAGAATGGTAGATTCATCAGTTTagggagaaagataaatataaccTTGATATATTAAGTCACTTAGCTTCTCACTTTGTCTATTCAATAAGAATATTCATTCCTCAAATCTCTTACCCTAATCAACATTAACCCATGAAGATGTTTGCCTTTGTGCATTCATCCAAGGAGGTTTTGCTATCTTAAAAGCAGAAAACCAGAAGACCTTATCTAAGACCTATATTTTAGGTTTTCTCAATGCCAAGTGTACGGACAaaattcataattatattttatttcttaggaTTAGTTCTTGCCTAGAATTTAATGTTGTCCTGGCTTAGGCATTGTAATTTCTTAGCTAAAGAATTACTTACATCAACTGTAAAAATGGTAACTCTGGCACAACTTTCTCTAGAACTTGGCTTCCTAAGTTTAATACCTATCAGACTTATGGGATGCTGCTTTAACCCGCCTTCGCTTCTCAACTGACATCTGATATTTAGAactaatcacattttaaaattacccCCATTTTAAAACTACCCCATATTCAAATAACCCAAAGATATTCATACAGAGACaaatacacacatgtgtgcacacaaacAGGTATGTACATTTACATATAACCCAACTATCCGTAGAGCTTATTATAAAGGCGTAAGATATTTTTATCTGTGATTTTCAAACTGACTTTATTTCAACTGAGTGTTTTCATtaattgcatgtgtgtgtgtgtgtgtgtgtgtgtgttcagtcactcaatcatgtctgactctttgtggctccatggactgtaacctcccaGGCTGTtttgtccataagattttccaggcaagagtactggaatgggttgccatttcctactccaggggatcttcctgacccagggatcaaacccacatctcttgcatctcctgcattagcaggtggattctttaccactagcaccacctgggaagacctccGTTAATAGCATAGTCACTACCAATAATTTGTATTACCCAAAAGATAGAGGACATGCGCTGTAAAACATCATAAATATCATAAAATGTTCCTATCATATGGGAGAAAAGTAGGATGACCACGCCATTCAAGGAAAACCAAACAAATGTCATAATTTAAACCAAATTAATGCAATCTTCccatgttcatttttatttggcCCCTATTTACTTCAACAAAAGCCACTGTTTATgtaacctttcctttttcctttcatcatATACACATGTCCTCACATCTTTGGCATGACGTTAAAAACAAAACGCAACACTAGCATTTATAGTTATTTGCATATAAAACAGTTGGGTCACACAGTTTCCAAATAAATCCTTATACTtagatattttctaaattttacgTAGGTATACTTGGAAGAGAAACaacaatattttattcttctctatttacatatatattattgcctggagagtgaaaaatatatCTCTTTATAGAAATGCAATAAATTTTCATGGCTGTCCAAAACTTTCAGATTTAACGTTGCCTTgtgggaaagtgaaaagtaaacagTGAAAAGTGAATTTGTAGAATTTTTATAGGATATTATTAATGCTGTTGAATAAAACTGTTAAGGTTTTTGGGTTTGCTTTGGTTTGAGAAACAACTTGAGCTTTAAATGCATAAGTCTAGAAGATTTGGAGAACAAAATCAAAGGATgcaagaaaaagtaaaagtggaAGCATATTTAAAGTAAAACTTTTTCTTCCATACGACTTTTCTCATCGCATCTTTAATATCCTTATTTCTTAGAGAGTAGATTAAAGGGTTCAGCATAGGTGTGAATAAAATGTAACATACTGAAGCCATTTTATGAAGTTCCGGGTTACTTGGTGGTGTGAGATACACAAAGGAGACAGTGCCATAAAGCGAACTTACAACCCCCAGATGAGAGCTGCAAGTGGAAAaggctttcttccttccttcactggAGCAGATCTTTAAAACTGTGGACACAATATACATGTAAGAGACTACAATAACAACTATCGTGGGCAAAATAATAAGAATAGCCAAACTAAGTGATACCATCTTATTCATAAAGACATTGGAACACGAGATCTTCTCAATTGAGTTTGAATCACAGTAGAAGTGATCAATGACTCGAGAGGCACAGAAAGACATTGAAAATGTTACACTGACTTGAAGGATGGAACTGACCCAGCCACAGAGATAGAAACCAGCCACCAGCTGGATACAGAGACTTCTTGACATGCGGACAGTATAGAGAAGTGGGTTGCAGATGGCAATGAAGCGGTCATAAGCCATAGCTGCTAAGACAAAGGCCTCTGTTACCATGAAAAGTGCATAAAGAAACAGCTGAGCCACACAACCTGCAAAGGATATGGTCTTTTTCTGAGACAGGATGTTGACCATGGCTTTGGGTACAATAACAGTGGAGTAGGAGAGGTCAATGATGGAGAGATTGCCTAGGAAGAAATACATTGGTGTGATCAGCCGGGGATCAGTCACAATGATGCCAATCATACTAAGGTTCCCCAGAAGGACCATCCAACAAACAATcaggaaaaataggaaaaggagactgTGGAGCTCTGGACGGACCCTGATGCCTACAAGAATGAAGTCAGTCACTTCTGAATAGTTGTCTCCTCCCTTGTCACCCATGGCAAACTTCTGTTTAAAGGCATAAGAGAAAGTCAGCAAAGTTTCTACTCTTTAGCTAGTATCACAAATAACACTTTACAtctaaaaatactttataattgACATAATATTTTCATATCCATTATTCCATTAAGCTTACACATATGGCAAAATAAATATGAGAGAGAGTTTGAGTTGCCCGAGGTaacacatttttaacattttggttAAAAATGGAATTTAGACTCAAgatcaaatattttgaaatcaagTCTAGTGTTAATTTCAACACAACAGAGTTTATCAAACAAGATATTTTGTGagatgtcatcttttatttcaaaatactaaAATCTCATAAGCTTGTACTAAGAAAAGGACACTTCCAtaaattttatcattaaatattcacttttatataaaatactttGCTTCAATTCAGTAATAAAAGATAGATGAAGGAAAAGAAGCTAAAAGTACATTCCAAGATATTATGAACTTTATAAACAAAAGAGCTCTTACAATTGCAAGtacattattaaagaaataaattgccTTACTTTGAGatcttttgaaataaaatcaatttCACCTTCTGGAACtagtctaattttattgaagtgagAAAGTAAAATGTAAGTGATACCTTTATATTTTTTATCCTGTGAAGTTTATTGATACCGGTTTTCTCTATATAAATCTGTCAAGACATTCACTTCACCTGAAACTTTTCCAAATGAGAGAAAGAACCAATCAAAAATGTTAACTCTGTAAAAGAATATACTAAATAGCAAATTTTACTGAACTCATAATATGATGGTTAGAGCTCAGTAGTTTTGAGAATGGAAGTATTGATTTCATGGAAGTATCCAAATTAACTTATTTGAATTTGGGTGACCTGTTAAACAATCAACacaatttttgttaattttaaatatttctattatttttctatataacaATGCACTGATTGTCAATTAAGTTGTCTAGCAATTAAGGACAACCTTACACATCTTTTCTTCTTGATGATACCTAAACCAACTGtcatttatcctttcaaaaacttttatgaataataaaagcCAACAACTgatccataaaatatttttaccaaaattaaaatgaatgtatACTAACAATCAAAACCTTAGAAAATATGCTGAGTTTCATTTTGAATCTCAAGATTCCCtcaattgttcagttcagttcagtcgctcagtcgtgtccaactctttgcgaccccatgaatcacagcacgccaggcctccctgtccatcaccaactcccggagttcactcagactcatgtccatcgagtcagtgatgccacagccatctcatcctctgccattcccttctcctcctgcccccaatccctcccagcatcagagtcttttccaatgagtcaactcttcgcatgaggtggccaaagtactggagtttcagcttcagcatcattccttccaaagaaatcccagggctgatctccttcagaatggactggttggatctccttgcagtccaaggcactctcaagagtcttctccaacaccacagttcaaaagcatcaattcttcagtgctcagccttcttcacagtccaactctcacatccatacatgaccacagggaaaaccatagccttgactagacggatttttgttggcaaagtaatgtctctgcttttgaatatgctatctaggttggtcataactttccttcaagggagtaagcatcttttaatttcatggctgccgtcactatctgcagtgattttggagcccaaaaaattgtAATCCTCAATTGTAAGagcttttattttgtgttttttatggTCCACAAAAAATCCCCTGGATCCTGAAACCTTCATGactttctctgcttctttcatttgttgcttttcccaataactttcttaaaaaaaaataataataatacgggaattccctggtggtccagtggttaagactccatgctttcactgccaagggcccaagtttgatccctggttggacaactaagatcccacaagacacacagtgcacggccaaaaaaaaaaaaaaaaaggcatgaaatTAATTCATGGGTAAATGGCTGAACAAAATAATATTATTCTCAGTCACTAGCCTCACTCTACTGCTAAACTACATGTGTGAAACCCATTCAAATAATTGTAATTTGGTTTTAATAGGATGTGacagaataaattaaattaaGTTTACAGGTTAACATCCATGAAGACGGTTATATTTTATCTAGAACTAATAGAATGACTCTTTTTAGGCATAAAGCTGAATGGAACATTTTCAAGCATAGGTCACCATGTATTGGTTTGCAGTCAAAAAGAGACTCAGAAAAGAAAGTACCTTTGAAACATGCtaatattattttacatgtaactTCTTTCTGCAAAGAGTCACAGGATTAATAAACCTTGCACTTTGCTCCTGTTTAAaaaaggaggcagggaggagccaagatggcggaggagtaggacggggagaacactttctcccccacaaattcatcaaaagagcatttaaacgtcgagtaaattccacaaaacaacttctgaatgccggcagaggacatcaggcacccagaaaagcaacccaactcttcgaaaggagaccctattttttttcttcttcagcaaacttcatatatatatattttataattttttgaccttgttttttttgtttgtttgtttctgtttttttcttcttttctttaacattgtatttttgaaattccaaactctactctagatttttaattttcgctttttggtatatgttatcaattttgtacctatagtttgttttttttttatatataatttctgtgactttttttttttcttcttctctgtttctttctcttcttcttttatataacattgtatatctgaaattccaaactttactctagatttttaatttatgctttttggtatttgatatcaattttgtacctgtattttctttataatttttgtgacattgttcatatttgtttgtttgttttctctctttatttttcttcttctttttttttttttttaacattatatttttgaaattccaaactcttctctagatttttaatttttgctttctggtattagttatcaattttgtacctgtactttctttacaattttcgcgaccttgtttgtttttgtttgttcgttttttctctctttcttttccttcttcttttctttaacatcgtatttttgaaattccaaactctactctagatttttaattttcgctttctggtattagttatcaattttgtacctgtactttataagtttcgcgaccttgtttgttttcgtttgttcgttctttctctctttcttttccttcttcttttctttaacatcgtatttttgaaattccaaactctactctagatttttaatttttgcttttatgtatttgttaccaattttgtacctttaaggacccaatcttcaggacccatttttcactagggagtgagattactggcttgactgctctctatccctttggaccctcctttttctccaccaggtcgcctgtgtctcctccctaacccctctctactctacccaactctgtgaatttctgtgtgttccagacggtggagaacacttagggaactgattactggctggatctgtctccctccttttcattccccccttttatccttctggccacctctgttactttcctccttcttctcttctctgtataaccccgtgaacatctctgagtggtccagt
This window of the Bos taurus isolate L1 Dominette 01449 registration number 42190680 breed Hereford chromosome 5, ARS-UCD2.0, whole genome shotgun sequence genome carries:
- the OR9K15 gene encoding olfactory receptor family 9 subfamily K member 15, with product MGDKGGDNYSEVTDFILVGIRVRPELHSLLFLFFLIVCWMVLLGNLSMIGIIVTDPRLITPMYFFLGNLSIIDLSYSTVIVPKAMVNILSQKKTISFAGCVAQLFLYALFMVTEAFVLAAMAYDRFIAICNPLLYTVRMSRSLCIQLVAGFYLCGWVSSILQVSVTFSMSFCASRVIDHFYCDSNSIEKISCSNVFMNKMVSLSLAILIILPTIVVIVVSYMYIVSTVLKICSSEGRKKAFSTCSSHLGVVSSLYGTVSFVYLTPPSNPELHKMASVCYILFTPMLNPLIYSLRNKDIKDAMRKVVWKKKFYFKYASTFTFSCIL